The DNA window TAGAGCACGAGGCCGGCGCTCTTCTTCGACATTCCCTGCCCCCTCCTGCCGATGACTCGCGGGGGCGCCGGAGGACGTCGGCGCCCGTCTCGATTCTCCGAACGTCGGCGCGAGCCGCTGACGCCTACTTCGAGCTGGAGCTGGATCTCCCACGCAGGATTCCCCAGGCGCCCGCGCCGAGAATGAATCCGAAGTTGTACCAATTCCCGCTGTTGTGCACTTCGTAGATGGTGAATGCGTGATTGAACAGCGAGATCACGAAGGCGATGGGACAGATCAGGCCGTGCCAGAGACCGCTCCAGAAACCCGCCACGCCGGAGCGTCCCGCTGTGCCGACCAGCGGGTTGGGCCCCGCACAGCCGGCGATCAGGAGAATTGCCGCGAGGGGCGCATAACGGCAGATCAGGCCTTTCCAATCCAGCAACCGTTTCATTCGAACCCCCTTCCTCTACCACGGCATCCGTCGCGCCCACAGAAGCACCGCCAGGCCAAGAAGGCCCAAACCGGCGATCGCGATCGAGCCGCGCGCGGCGCCGGGAATCGGGCGCACCGTCGAATGCTGCGGTCCGGGCGCTCCGAAGGCTTCGCGCACCTGCTCGACCGACTTCCACATCCCGATCAGCCACGCGAAACCGAGCGGGATGAGGAGGTCGGGCCGGCCCGTGGCGCCCAGCCCTCTCGCCACTTCGAGCCATACGCGCGCGCCGGGAGTCCCGGGAACGCCCGCGAGCGAGAACAGCGAGAACAACCCCGCCAGCGTGATCAATGGGTGGCGACGCAGGATGGGCGCGCCGAGGCCGGCGGGAGTCGAGACCGGAAGAAAGCGCGCGAGCGTGCTGGCTCCGGTCAGCGCCAGCGCCAGGTGCGCCGCCCAGTTGACCAGCCACGTCATGTCCGGGCCCTGCCCCGACGCGATCAGGGCAAGCACCAGAGCGCCGTTCAAGCTCGCGAGCGTGCCCACCCGGCGCTCGGGACGGCGCTGCGCCATGAGCGTGGCCGCGCCGGCGACGAACGCCACCCACGCCGCGATCCGAAGAAGTCCCCACGCCAGGCGCGCACCGGGAGGAAATTGATCGACGCCATCGAGTCGCGCGGCGAGCCAGACCGCGCCGCTGATCTGCAACGTGGCGGCGGCAAGCGGAGCAAGCCACGGGCGGACGCCCTGAAAGACGTCGGCGAGCCAGAAGTGAAAGGGCGCGCCACCGAGCAGCACCACGCCGATCAGCAGCGAAAGGGGCAGCGCCGTGCTCCACAGGAACGTGGGCTCGAGACCGAGACTCAGGACCGACCACTGTTCGCGCACGTAAGCCGTGCCGGTGGCCAGCGCGAGCAGCTCGATCCCCGCCCACGAGAGCGCGATCGCGCTGCCCATGACCCAGAGCAGCTTGAGCGCACATTCCCCGTGCAGCAGCTCGTCGCCGTCCCGCGCCAGCGCCGCGACCACCACGCCGACCACGAGCGGGGTCCACGACGCGTTGGCGCCCGGCGCGAGCCCGATGCCGGCGGCCAGCGCGATCAGCGCGCTCGCGGGCCCGATACCGGCGCGGCCCGGACGCTCGAGACGCAGCATCAGGAGTCCCGAGAGGAGCGCCGCCAGCGCGGCGGCGGCAGCGATCATCGGGGCCGAGAGCGCGGTCATCGGAGCAGCGGGAGGAACAGGGCCACGGCGGAGAGCCCGATCAGGAACAGCAGGTATTCCTGCGCGTCACCGGTGTGGAGATCGCGGCTCGGTGCGAGCAGGCCACGGCCGAGCCGCATCAGCACCGCCACCACCCTCCGCTCGACGGCGAGGAACGACCGGAACAGAACGGTTGCGGCACCGCGCGCGACCTCGCGCTGGCGCGCCATCTCGGCGCTCGCCTTGGAGAGCTGGATGGGATGCCGCTCGAGCCACCAGGCGATCGCCCCGCTCGCGACCGCCGGCACCCACGCGATGGCGCCCATCGGCCACGCGAACTCGTAGCCGGACCACCACGCCATCACCAGCGCGATCGGGCCGGTCACCATCGTGAGCGCCGCGATCACGAGCGACAGCGAGACCGCGGACTCCCGCCGCACCATCGCGCGCCGCTCGGGCGCTTCGACCATGCGCCGGATCGCGACCCATGCTCCCAGCGCGACCGCGAAGGCGGTCGGCACCGCGGCCCACCGGGTGGCGATTCCGGGAGGGCCGAAGCCGAGCGTCAGAAGCAGCGGAGCGGACAGGCAGATGCTCGAGATCCATCCCGACAGGCGCCACACCAGGTGCGAGGTGGGGACCCGGCGCGGGGCCATGCCGCGCAGCTCCCCATCCAGCAAGGCCACTCGCCCGCCGCAGGCGGCGAGCCACAGCATCAGCGTGACCTCCTGCGGCAGGACCGCGAGCGCCACCAGCATCGCGGCGAGGACGCAGTCGGCCACGATGAGCCAGCGCAGGCTCGCCACCCAGCGTCCGCGCCCGAACGCGCGCAGCGTCGCCAGCACGGCGGTGACGATCAGCAGGATGAGCACGGCGCGGCGCACCAGAGGCACCGCGGTCCAATGCTCGACGTGCCGCCACAGGAGCACGAAGCCGGTGGAGGGAAGCAGCGCGGGCAGCCAGGGCCCCACGGCGAGCAGCGGACCCGAGCGGTCCGAGAAGGGTCGGGCGAGCGGCAGCGCCGCGAGCAGCTCGAGTCCGGCCCATGCCACTCCCAGCGCCTGGCCCCAGACCAGCAGCGTGGCGAGCCGCGCCGGCAGCACGCCATGGCTCACCGCCTCGGCCTGAGCGGCATGCGCGGCGGCCGCGAGCCACAGCGCGAGCGCGGGACGACGCAGCCAGTTCCATCGCGGGAGCTGCTCGGCGCGATCACTGGCGGCGCGGGCCCAGGCCCAGAACGCCGCCGCCAGGAGCTCGAGCCCGAGCGCTCCCGTCCACAGGTGGGGCAGACACACCAGTGCCAAGCCGGCGATGCACAGCAGTCCGCCGGTCAGGCGCGCATCCGGCTTCGCGATCGCCTGGAACCCCGCCCGGACGCGATCGATGACACGCATGTCAGTCGTGAAGGTCGTGGGCATCGCTCACCCACGCCGTCCCGGCATGCCGCTCGCGGGCGATGGCCACCCGCAGGGCCAGACCCACACCCAGCGCCGTGGCCACCAGCAAGGCGGTCGGCGTGTGCGGCGAGGGGCCAACCTGCGCCGTGCGGGCGGCGCCTTCGAGCACCTGGAGCCCGAGTCCCATCGCGGCGAAGCCGGTCATCGCTCGGCGGATGTGCCGCCGCAGCATGAGGTGGAGGATGCCGGTGGAAAGCAGCGCGGCGCCGAGGGAGATGCGCCGGGTGTCTTCCGGAGACATGTCCTGGCGCGCCACGGCGGCGAGCAGCAGCAGCGTCAGCGCCAGCCCGAGCGCGAGCCCCACGGTGTGCGTCTCCGCGGCGCCGCGTGTCTGCGCCAGCGGGCGGCGGGCGGTGTCCTCGGGATCGCCGGGACGCCACGATCCGATGAGAAGCCAAAGCGCGACCCAGGCCCCGACGACCACCGGCGGCGCTCCCAGCTCTCGCAGCCACGGCAGGCTCAGCCCCACCCCGATCGCGGTCACCTGCCCCACCCGGAGGCCCGGCAGGAATGCGCTCGCGGTCAGCAGCGCGAGCGGCGCGAGAAGGCGCGCCAGGTCCAACGGGGAAATCTCCAACCAGGCATCGAGGAAGTGCACCTAGGCTCCGTTTGATCGGCCGATTACGGCGTTGGCTCGGTCGCTCGTCGCTGCGACGTATCGCGTTACGACTCGCTCCTCGCTCTCTCGCACGCCTTGTCCTCGGCCGTCAAACGGAGCCTAGGCGGTGGTCAGATACTGCGACTCGGCAGTCTTGAGAGCCGCCAGCAGCTCCGTGGGGCCGGCGGCTTCGCGCAGCATCTTGCGCACGGACTCTTCCTTGAGCACTCGGGAGATATTGGCGAGCACCTTCACGTGGGAGGCCCCGACCGTTTCAGGTGAGACGAGCAGGATGAAGATGTAGGCCGGCTCGCCGTCGGCCGATTCGAAGTCGATCCCCTGGTGGGAAATGCCGCACGCCGCCAGCATCCGGTCCGCGGCCTTGGCCTTGCCGTGGGGGATCGCCACCCCGTTCCCGATCCCGGTGGACATCATGCCCTCCCGCCGCAGGACCCGGTCGAGGATCTCGCCCTGGCTGCGCAGCTCGTGAGCGTCCTCCAGCAAGTCCACCAGCTCGACCAGCGCGTCGCGCTTGGTCCTGGCCTCGAGCTTTGCGGTGACCGCCTTCGGGGTCAGCAGATCGGAGAGCGTCATGGCCTATCCCTCGGCCAATAATTCGAATCAGGACAATGGCTTGTAACGTACGGACCGCGCGAATCGAGTGTCAAGGCATTTCACCCGCTTTCCAAGCGCACGAGTCGCGGTTCCGCCGCGCATCGAAAGCAAAACGACATGAAATCATCACATCCCACCAGGCTTCGGGGGTAGTACTGTCGTGGCTCCTTCACGAAATCCCGGAGAGCGCTCATGAGACGCACGATCGCCATCGTTCTCTTCATCGCCTCACTGGCCGCGGGACCGGCGTTTGGCGCACCGACGTTCCAGCTTCGCTACGTGAACGGCATCCCGCGGGTGGAGATCGACGGCGACTTCCGCCACAGCCGGTACACGGTGTGGCGTGCGGCATCGGCTCAAGGTCCATTTGCGCGGGTGACCGACGGGGACGTCCTGTGCCTGGGTCCCTGCTTCGCCGACGACTACTCGGCGATTGGCGGACGCACCTACTGGTACCGCTTCGACGTCCTGCCTCCCGAAGGAGGTCCGGTGAGCCACGGGCCGTTCGAGGCCACGATCTCACGGGATCAGGCCCGTCCCCTCTCCGCCGGCGT is part of the Candidatus Eisenbacteria bacterium genome and encodes:
- a CDS encoding PTS sugar transporter subunit IIA; this translates as MTLSDLLTPKAVTAKLEARTKRDALVELVDLLEDAHELRSQGEILDRVLRREGMMSTGIGNGVAIPHGKAKAADRMLAACGISHQGIDFESADGEPAYIFILLVSPETVGASHVKVLANISRVLKEESVRKMLREAAGPTELLAALKTAESQYLTTA
- a CDS encoding FlgD immunoglobulin-like domain containing protein, with protein sequence MRRTIAIVLFIASLAAGPAFGAPTFQLRYVNGIPRVEIDGDFRHSRYTVWRAASAQGPFARVTDGDVLCLGPCFADDYSAIGGRTYWYRFDVLPPEGGPVSHGPFEATISRDQARPLSAGVAPNPGRGATQVTLFVAGSQGASVHTDAALFDLQGRRLSTIHRGPLGTGLHRVAWNGRSDDGAELRAGLYLLRAVTADGRHCVTRVVRTR